The following proteins are encoded in a genomic region of Maribacter hydrothermalis:
- a CDS encoding CHAT domain-containing protein — MNFILLSGQDYKERLKTLEDKASIFFYTNKDSTYFYYNEMYQLALKEGDYITLIDNLNYVCFAAGYYYDTDKIKSTIKTIDYHIQNNGSVLDTLPNRGDDQINYLNYNKGNYYHKVGDYVQSQFYFEEIIADLTKTDKYKESADDLSFLSTCYSFIANINAEGDRFEVADEYYQKNIRLYKEYLPHENESLDKVYNLYASSLYTQKKYTSSKEIFIKTISAAEDSYDQSKRNSIVTTSLMLSKIYNVLGKIDSAYFYLNKIEKYKASKDPFNFSYISTKGDILVTENKLNEAIKTFFEALEVTPDVNKFLIYKKIGDTYEKQSLWDKALDNYQKGLINLGNDFNSHSFLDNPDPTNVLQKQEVLPLLLSKSTVLKKKGTHDDHLANFNVIETAIATIDLSKPSFKNDRDKAFLIENAYPLFESGMESTYTLYKTSENDYYIDEAFRYSEKSKSVLLMEALLSSQATEFANIPKIIREQENLLKNKITLVEKELTSSENSNSSLEDNLFSLNQELRNLIVDVETNYPTYFDLKYNSKILSLQDVQNNLTENELFVSWFYGNENIYAIAISKNKKSFQKIEITPKLEGDINDLHALLSNPKSNLDSLSKLSYTIYQKLLHPILKLHPQERIILAPDGLLNYIPFGSLVTNDKENRYLIEDRNLSYVNSATLWSQLNSKEQTSTNLLAFAPSFDSNGPTGGSRSHILGNLPHNKNEVEHILTSFKGKSFINDQATLQNFTSSLSDYSVLHLATHAVFDDENPEYSYLAFTPKKESDDLLFVKDLYNLTLNASLVTLSGCESGIGELKRGEGFLSLARGFFYSGAASISSTLWKVNDNSSANLMGMFYENLADGKTKDASLRDAKLSFLQKNRENGLAHPYYWSGYIIQGNTQPLVTSSKWQWYLYGGIIIVILIFLGRKKLVQFFK, encoded by the coding sequence TTGAATTTTATCTTGCTTTCTGGGCAAGATTATAAGGAAAGGTTGAAAACACTGGAAGATAAGGCAAGTATTTTTTTCTACACCAACAAGGATTCCACTTACTTCTATTATAACGAAATGTATCAATTAGCACTCAAAGAGGGTGACTATATTACCTTAATTGACAATCTTAATTATGTATGTTTTGCAGCCGGATATTATTATGATACCGATAAAATAAAATCAACAATAAAGACCATTGATTATCACATTCAAAATAATGGCTCCGTTTTGGACACTTTACCAAACCGCGGAGATGATCAAATAAATTACCTTAATTATAACAAAGGAAACTATTACCACAAAGTAGGAGACTATGTTCAATCTCAATTTTATTTCGAGGAAATAATCGCTGATTTAACTAAAACGGACAAGTATAAAGAGAGCGCAGATGACTTAAGTTTTTTATCTACATGTTATAGTTTTATTGCCAATATAAATGCGGAAGGAGACAGGTTTGAAGTTGCAGATGAATATTACCAAAAAAACATTCGCCTTTACAAAGAGTACTTACCTCACGAAAATGAAAGTCTGGACAAGGTATATAACCTATACGCAAGTTCTTTATATACTCAGAAGAAGTATACCTCATCAAAAGAAATTTTTATTAAAACCATTAGTGCTGCAGAAGACAGTTATGATCAAAGCAAAAGAAATAGTATTGTTACCACCAGCCTTATGCTTTCAAAAATATATAATGTCTTAGGTAAAATTGACAGCGCATATTTTTATTTGAATAAAATTGAAAAATATAAAGCTTCAAAAGATCCATTTAACTTCAGCTACATTTCTACAAAAGGAGATATCCTAGTTACTGAAAATAAGTTGAATGAAGCCATCAAGACATTCTTTGAAGCCCTAGAAGTAACCCCAGATGTAAATAAATTTCTTATTTATAAGAAGATAGGGGATACTTATGAAAAACAAAGTTTGTGGGATAAAGCCTTGGATAACTATCAAAAAGGCTTAATTAATTTAGGAAATGATTTTAATTCACATTCCTTTTTGGATAATCCTGATCCAACTAATGTTTTACAGAAACAAGAGGTTTTACCACTACTACTTTCAAAATCTACCGTTCTTAAGAAAAAAGGCACCCATGATGACCACTTAGCGAACTTTAATGTAATTGAAACGGCCATCGCTACAATTGATTTGTCAAAACCATCATTTAAAAATGACAGGGATAAAGCTTTTTTAATCGAAAATGCCTATCCGCTTTTTGAGTCGGGAATGGAATCCACATATACCCTATATAAAACATCTGAAAATGATTATTATATTGATGAGGCGTTTCGTTATTCAGAAAAAAGCAAATCGGTGTTGTTAATGGAAGCGCTATTATCTTCACAAGCTACAGAATTTGCAAACATTCCTAAAATAATTCGAGAACAGGAAAATCTATTAAAAAACAAAATTACATTAGTTGAAAAGGAACTCACTTCTTCTGAAAATTCTAATTCTTCACTTGAGGATAACCTTTTCAGCTTAAATCAAGAGCTTCGTAATTTAATAGTTGATGTAGAAACAAACTACCCTACCTATTTTGATCTAAAGTATAATAGCAAAATTTTATCACTCCAAGATGTTCAAAACAACCTTACCGAAAATGAACTCTTTGTTTCTTGGTTCTATGGAAATGAAAATATATACGCTATTGCAATTTCAAAAAATAAGAAATCTTTTCAAAAAATTGAAATTACTCCAAAACTTGAAGGTGATATAAATGACTTACATGCCTTGCTTTCGAATCCGAAATCAAACCTGGATTCTCTTTCTAAATTAAGTTATACAATTTATCAAAAATTACTGCATCCAATTTTAAAATTACATCCTCAAGAAAGAATAATACTAGCACCAGATGGGTTGTTAAACTATATTCCTTTTGGCAGTTTAGTCACTAATGATAAAGAAAATCGTTACTTGATTGAAGATAGAAACCTTAGCTATGTAAACTCTGCTACCCTGTGGTCTCAATTAAATAGTAAAGAACAAACCAGTACTAACCTTCTTGCCTTTGCACCTAGTTTTGACTCTAACGGACCTACGGGCGGCAGTCGTTCTCATATTTTGGGCAATTTACCGCATAATAAAAACGAAGTTGAACATATTCTAACCTCCTTTAAAGGAAAGTCTTTTATAAATGACCAAGCTACCCTTCAAAATTTCACTTCGTCATTATCAGATTATTCGGTATTACATTTAGCAACACATGCGGTTTTTGATGATGAAAATCCTGAATATTCTTATTTAGCTTTTACTCCCAAAAAGGAATCTGATGATTTACTTTTTGTTAAAGACTTATATAATCTAACCTTGAATGCTAGTCTTGTTACCCTAAGCGGGTGCGAAAGCGGAATAGGCGAGTTAAAACGAGGTGAAGGTTTTTTAAGTTTGGCAAGAGGATTTTTCTATAGTGGAGCTGCAAGCATATCAAGTACACTATGGAAAGTAAATGATAATTCATCAGCCAACCTCATGGGTATGTTTTATGAAAACTTAGCCGATGGAAAAACGAAAGATGCATCATTAAGAGATGCCAAACTTTCCTTTCTACAAAAGAATCGCGAAAATGGACTAGCACACCCGTATTATTGGTCTGGTTACATTATTCAAGGAAA
- a CDS encoding OmpA family protein: protein MKNYLILLCIFLLILSCGEDKTNEKATEENSEIRPDSNKDETNISTDDLEKSMEQLGGLFDMGSSDENSDNDSPEAIALKKLLQMSGADSQGSEDLGSFGDLLKTDAILDLLEASGVSREDMQKLINNPDSLKILAEEAMNNREIEIYNEPKLKGKLSKEQLSTKNTPTGVSLEEAILTVQAESGPEATMAKLKTIDSLAGTHIMEKLDLTEAGYVMRDIERKNEVPPSVEEKQKMEQLKKVTGQLHSVKEANRVLADLEKTENDISSGALKASPQYQKTIEYRKKIVKVFQKDFERKAKAAKDKFQKLNPDLYFGEEAGETYVGHMNKAVYLPLGKLSFADEVVKANHPLLLTQEVNNVLGEPDFLKGFDMEDVTGIHSLGLGGGITVQFTDNALTDVNGPDLYIFEIGQIEPTDLEISKDGKNWIHVGKIDGGVAEVDISTFVKPGELFYYVRLTDLKKQSGLPGADVDAIAAIGAAMRLNLDSKVLFETGKSDLKPEGLVALKKLSENIAVLKKGNVIIEGHTDDVGSAETNQNLSLARAKSVSAELKKLIPSSGFRWKEMGLGESKPLVENDTEENRSKNRRVEVLILPN, encoded by the coding sequence ATGAAAAACTACTTAATACTTCTTTGTATATTCTTACTTATTCTTTCTTGTGGTGAGGATAAAACCAATGAAAAGGCCACAGAAGAAAATTCAGAAATACGACCTGATAGCAATAAAGATGAAACCAATATTTCTACTGATGATCTAGAAAAATCAATGGAGCAATTAGGCGGCCTGTTTGATATGGGCAGTAGTGATGAGAACTCTGATAATGACTCGCCAGAAGCTATTGCTTTAAAGAAGCTATTACAAATGAGTGGAGCTGACAGCCAAGGCTCAGAAGACTTAGGTTCTTTTGGTGACCTATTAAAAACTGATGCCATTCTTGATCTGTTAGAAGCAAGCGGAGTATCTAGGGAGGATATGCAAAAACTCATAAACAACCCCGATAGCCTTAAAATTCTTGCCGAAGAAGCAATGAATAATAGAGAAATTGAAATTTACAATGAACCAAAATTAAAAGGCAAACTCTCAAAAGAGCAGTTATCAACGAAAAATACACCAACAGGAGTTTCTTTAGAAGAGGCCATTTTAACCGTTCAAGCAGAATCTGGTCCAGAGGCCACAATGGCAAAACTTAAAACAATTGACTCTTTAGCGGGCACCCATATTATGGAAAAATTAGACTTGACCGAAGCTGGCTATGTCATGCGTGATATTGAACGTAAAAATGAGGTTCCACCTAGTGTTGAAGAGAAACAGAAAATGGAACAATTAAAAAAAGTAACGGGACAATTGCACAGTGTTAAAGAAGCAAATCGGGTTTTGGCTGATCTCGAAAAAACTGAAAATGACATCTCATCTGGCGCGTTAAAAGCGAGTCCACAGTATCAAAAAACAATTGAATATCGTAAAAAAATCGTTAAAGTATTTCAAAAAGATTTTGAGAGAAAAGCAAAAGCTGCCAAAGACAAATTTCAAAAATTAAATCCCGACCTCTATTTTGGAGAAGAGGCTGGGGAAACATATGTTGGACACATGAATAAAGCAGTTTATCTGCCTTTGGGTAAACTATCTTTTGCCGATGAAGTTGTAAAAGCCAATCACCCACTTTTACTAACCCAAGAAGTTAACAATGTACTTGGAGAACCAGATTTCCTAAAAGGTTTTGACATGGAAGATGTTACAGGCATTCATAGTCTTGGCTTAGGTGGCGGCATTACGGTTCAATTCACTGATAATGCATTGACCGATGTAAATGGTCCTGACCTTTACATTTTTGAAATAGGGCAAATTGAACCGACCGATTTGGAAATATCCAAAGATGGAAAAAATTGGATTCATGTAGGCAAAATTGATGGTGGTGTTGCCGAAGTAGATATTTCAACATTTGTAAAACCCGGCGAACTATTTTACTATGTACGTCTTACCGATTTAAAAAAACAAAGTGGACTACCCGGGGCAGATGTAGACGCCATTGCTGCAATTGGTGCCGCCATGCGCTTAAATCTTGACAGCAAGGTGCTATTTGAAACAGGAAAATCTGACTTAAAACCAGAGGGACTAGTTGCATTAAAAAAGCTATCTGAAAATATTGCGGTTCTTAAAAAAGGGAATGTAATAATCGAGGGCCATACAGATGATGTAGGTAGTGCAGAAACCAACCAAAATTTATCACTGGCGAGAGCCAAAAGTGTCTCAGCAGAATTAAAGAAACTTATACCTAGTAGTGGTTTTCGTTGGAAAGAAATGGGATTAGGCGAATCTAAGCCTTTGGTTGAAAATGACACAGAAGAAAATAGATCAAAAAACAGACGTGTAGAAGTTTTGATATTGCCAAATTAA